AAAAGACAAAATATCACATCCCAAACAATGGACAGAGAGATTAGGATTATTCCAACGTTATGTGccttatgttttttgtttttgtttagagATGAATAATATCAAATCTAAATGCTGCTACCATGATTAATATGAGAATAATAATTGGTCACCAAAGAATGAGTAAGAACTTCTATTCAAAAGTTCTCGTGTTCGAATCATAGAGTTTTTGTGCTTATAATCAGAATAGCTCATAATATGAATTACTTTATAAAGattaaaactaaggttgtttagtcaatctattgtagcaaatacataaATGGTTTGTAATGGTTTCCGTTCATCCAGTGGCGGATGCATTGAGGGGCagggggtcagctgacccctCAAACTTCGGTGAATGTCCATAGATATTATGGGTGCTGACCCTCCGATCTTCGATGAATGTTCATGGATACCATGGGTGCTAcccttttgaagattagagttgGCTTCATACATGCCCTCCAACTGACTTCAAGCCTGCCAAGACTCGGTGAATGTCCATGGATACCTTGGGTGCTGCCTCTTGCATACATTAACAGATGTGCAATATGCATTTCCAAATAACTTTAGGTTTATCAAGACTCGATGAAATGAcgatatgcatgctatttcTGGTATAAAAAATTTACACGCTGCACACGCTATTCTTACTGACCCTCctaatattattttctaaatcCGCCACTGCGTTCatctatttttatataattagatGACGAaacaactttagttttaattaacTTTTTCTAGAGACGATCCTTAtaaaatgatttataatataCACAGTTTTGATTCGTAacacaaaattttataagaaAACCGatacttattttttaaatgaccAAGTATTATTCTCTCATATGAAACATGTTACAAAAGAGTAGGTAACtctgttcaaaaaaaaaaaaaaaaaaagtaggtaACTGATTGATTGAAACATGGCGTGTGGCCGCATTTCTTGCTACAGTGTGCTCATTGCAACACGTGGATCACTTTTTGTACCATCTGTTATGTGATCACGATTAAGTTACGTCAATATTtcatattactatttctttttatcttattatttttataaaaaatatatataaaatgttgacgtgatttaatcgtgaccacacaaaacaagaaaGCATGAAAAGACACGAAAAGTGAAAGGGCAGATAATCTACCGCCCATTGAGAAGATAAATGAGGATGGACTAGTAACCGACATACGTTTgaacttttaattaaaaaataaaaacactttttttttctttctggtaATGACTTGTTTAACTTTCTAATCAAGCGGCCTGAATTTGATTATGCAAAGATTAAGTTAACCTAAACATATGGTGTCAATTTGCCATCACATCATTAATACTTGATTGATGGATGGAGTAATTATAAGTCAAGTTGACAAATTGGCCTCTAATTTCAACTTAATCCAAGGTTTTCTTATGTTTTTCAGGCTTAATTGCTATGAGTCATTAAAAATtagtgttattatataagtaaacgataaatttttattttggatatAATTAGAAGGAGAATGCTTGGATTCTTTCTCTGGAAGTAGCCACATTTATGCTTAATTCTTGCCAATCACATTGGCATGTGTATATAAatgtttaattttgtgttaTTGATAAGTAATTCATTCATGTTTTAAATTGTGATTTGCAAATAGGAGAAATCTCATTTGTTAGGGAATGAGCTAAGCAATATGATAACAAAAATTTCATCTTTGATTTAAGGTTTCTCCTTAAAGATTATAAACTGTGGCGTGGTTTCATCTCTATTGACCAGTTCTAATTCAAGGGAGAAATAGTGACTGAGGAGCAGTGGATTTGTTGTGGAAAGAGTACGTTATGACTCGTGGTTGCCTGCCCAGCAAGGGCGGATCCTCCGTCATGAATAAACGAATATCTCGCATGATTCACtacatacaaaataataacAACACGCGACTGTATTTGGTCTCGAAAAACAATGAAGCAGGCATGATATGAGGTTACAGAAAGGAGCAGGGATGTATAATGGAGGGAATCCCACTGCCACTGTCAAAGCAAAACGATGCGCACTGTGTCCTTCAAATTATGTACTCTTTGTACTACGAATCCTATGCGTGAAAACTCATACGCATGACACGTATACGTTTCGTATTGGCCTGCAGgtttccaaaattttaaatcccTGACTTCAACGAATATATAAGAACAAAAGGAAGTTTTGCACAATGGTGTAtgaattttttcatttttatgaaaTTGTCACCTATACTAAAGAAATTTCCAGTTGACCACTCAAATTAAAAACTATATTTAGCACATATGTCTACTTATATTcatccacattttttttttcaaataatggCTCGTGATAAGAAGACATGCCTTGATCCAAGTTTGATGAATTAAATTGAGAGAGAGTGTTGAGTTTCCTTAAGAAcgagtccacccctaaggactttgtgccagcacccagtgcatttatccactcaagtgaacaatAATAGACTCCGgtgaacagtaataggtcaaagcatctccacccttaacaaaaaatagcctagtccattatattaaaatattaatttttttattataaaataataattttatttttaatttctgaatttataaaaaataaaataataataataataataatttctaaatttattaaaaagtttatttattttttaaaagtgaaattcttaattttttggaggaaaaaacttggaccgttgatctgtgatcggacggtccagtttaaaagtgaaattaaatttttttttactgttgaaAATCCAACAGTCTAGAataactagccgttggaaatccaacggttgcAAGTGGGCCACGTCGCTGAGCTCGGGTTGTGGTCTGAGTGCGCCTGCGTGCGGACCCCGCCACCTGATTTCTTGTCTCCTACTCGCGCCCACGCGAGCGTGAAGGCCACGCGCCAGTGCAAAAATGCAAACAGGCCAGTCCCTTGGTCAGTCAAAAATGGGCTGGGCTAGAGACTGGCATGGGCTGGGCGCCAGTCAATTGGGTCGGCTGGAGGGGATCCACTGGGTCCTGGCCTATTTTTTCAACTGGGTGCTGGGCAAAAAGTcctccggtggacttgctctaagagAAAAAAGCTGCAAAAACACATATTTTGACAACAATAAGGCGTCTATTAATAAATGAACGGTTTCAAATGTTTTAGTAGTTGtttgatattcaatttaaaataaacatataatttttaaaataatgaatataattaaattactTAATACTCATTTCTTATATAAACAGgtaattatacaaaaaaaaataccaagcaTGCCTTTAGTTGACTTAACGAACAAAAATGCTCTTGTTAAAGGTGCTCGATCGTGAAGTTTGGGTGCCAAATTGTAACACAACATAAAAGTTTGGGTGATAATTATCAAAGAAAATAAGTTCACATGGGCAATTGCACACAACTGAAAAGGTCAAAATACCATTTATGCAATTTTGCCTAACTAAAAAAAGATCAAATAGAAAGAATTATATGAGAGCCTAATTTATTGCTCTGAACAAACACATGAATCCACAGACTGACATACGTTACCTCAGATTAAACCCCATCTCTTAAGAAATTTTAGTGTGATAGATTATGTGTCGTAATACAAGtgattgacttttttttttaaatatctagttatttatattataacattttatatttaaattttattttcgatacattgaaaaatctcttcaagAAATGACACAGAATTTTTCATTCTTAAGTTTTTCCCCTAGGTTAATTTGGTGGTTGAGAAATTTGTCTGTGTTTTTATGGAGCTGAGACAGGTTTAGGTATGCCACTAATTATCGAATTAAATCTACATCAAATATCTTTCCCCACAAACACCCATCTATATATTTCTCTCCACTTTTCATTACATCCTTCATCTCCTCAATCATCCTCCAAAACCCTATTGAAGTTTTCACCTTTGAGATTTCACTCCCtaatatcaaaaccctaattaattccCAATCCGCCCGTCAATTTCTTATGCTTCTTCTCGCCTAAGGATATGGACTTTACCACCGTGACCGCCACCATCCAAACCCCAGATACGGACACCGAACCGCCGTCGCCGACGGACCCCAAATTCAACTTCTTCAGTGGCAGGTCCTTATCCTTCACCAGCGGCGCATTCCAGCCTCAGCCGAAGCGAACAAGGGTGGTTGCCTACAAAGAATGTCTCAAGAACCATGCTGCCAGCTTAGGTGGCCACGCTCTCGACGGTTGCGGCGAGTTCATGCCTTCCCCTTCCTCCAACCCAGCTGACCCCACCTCGCTAAAATGCGCCGCTTGTGGCTGTCACCGCAACTTCCACTGCCGTGATCAGTACAGACCCAAAAATAATGTTATTCGCAACCGCCTGCTACCAGCGCCGAAAACAGCTCACAACAACCACAGCTCAAGCTCCAGCCCGAGCTCCAGCCCCAACCCTACTTTGAGCCCGCAGTCTCCGCCGCCAGTCTCCCACTTGCCCCCCTCCTATTTCGCTGCCCCGCCGCAAATGCTACTTGCTCTCAGCTCCGGCTTTTCTGGTCCGCCCGATGAGCACCCCCACCAGCACCAGCTCAATCCGACGGCTGTGATGAAAACGGAGAAGTACCCAGGTGAGAAAAAGAGATCCAGAACAAAGTTCAGCCAGgagcaaaaggaaaagatgtCGTCTTTTGCCGAGAAAGTCGGGTGGAGAGTGCAAAAGAGCGACGAAAGATCGGTGGAGGATTTTTGCAGCGAGGTGGGGATTGGGAGGGGAGTTTTTAAGGTTTGGATGCACAATAACAAGCACGGTCTCAGGAGGAGATTGGAGAGATCGGCCGGCGTAGGCGGCGGCGGGAATATGATTATTAACAGCAATGTCAGTGAGATCAACGGT
The nucleotide sequence above comes from Malus sylvestris chromosome 16, drMalSylv7.2, whole genome shotgun sequence. Encoded proteins:
- the LOC126607138 gene encoding zinc-finger homeodomain protein 11-like — encoded protein: MDFTTVTATIQTPDTDTEPPSPTDPKFNFFSGRSLSFTSGAFQPQPKRTRVVAYKECLKNHAASLGGHALDGCGEFMPSPSSNPADPTSLKCAACGCHRNFHCRDQYRPKNNVIRNRLLPAPKTAHNNHSSSSSPSSSPNPTLSPQSPPPVSHLPPSYFAAPPQMLLALSSGFSGPPDEHPHQHQLNPTAVMKTEKYPGEKKRSRTKFSQEQKEKMSSFAEKVGWRVQKSDERSVEDFCSEVGIGRGVFKVWMHNNKHGLRRRLERSAGVGGGGNMIINSNVSEINGEGERHGFDSMNAHIADNNVNANPLHLSNNGSSSSS